In Deltaproteobacteria bacterium, the genomic window GCATCCTGCTGTTTCGCGACTCGAACCAGAGCGGCAAACCGACATCTCGCCATGTGTTTGCGCGCAAGCTCAACAGGGCCTTCGGCATGGCGCTCATCGGCAAGCGCTTTTACGTCGGCCACACCGACGGCGTCGCGGCCTTTCCCTACCGCGCCGGCGATACCCAGCTCAAGCGCCAGGGCGAAAATATTTTGCCCTTGCCGGCGGGCGGCCACTACACGAGAAATCTCCTCGCCGATCGCGCCGGCAAAAAACTCTACGTCGCCGTCGGCTCGGCGACCAACGTCGACGAACAGCGCGTCGATGAAAAAGATCCGCGCCGCGCGGCGATTTTGGAAATCGGCGCCGACGGCCGCGCCCTGCGCGTGTTCGCCAGCGGCATGCGCAACCCGGTGGGCATGGATTGGCAACCGACGACGAATCAATTATGGACGGTGGTCAACGAGCGCGACGGCCTGGGCGATGAGTTGGTGCCGGACTATCTCACCGGCGTCAAAGAAAATGCTTTTTACGGCTGGCCCTATTCATACTTCGGGAAGCACGAAGATCAGCGCAAGAAAGACCAACGGCCCGATCTAGTCGCCAAAGCGATCAGCCCCGACTATGCCCTGGGCTCCCACGTCGCCCCCCTCGGCTTGGCATTTTACACCGGCAAGTCATTCCCACAGCGCTATCAAGGCGGCGCCTTCATC contains:
- a CDS encoding sorbosone dehydrogenase family protein, giving the protein MLFVVAVFLSPSPSFSAETINRPVIETGPAEQLVLPPPGATRSAAKPSTIVPWPKGMKPSAPAGFTVELFAEDLDNPRNIYILPNGDVLVMESLRQPESRILLFRDSNQSGKPTSRHVFARKLNRAFGMALIGKRFYVGHTDGVAAFPYRAGDTQLKRQGENILPLPAGGHYTRNLLADRAGKKLYVAVGSATNVDEQRVDEKDPRRAAILEIGADGRALRVFASGMRNPVGMDWQPTTNQLWTVVNERDGLGDELVPDYLTGVKENAFYGWPYSYFGKHEDQRKKDQRPDLVAKAISPDYALGSHVAPLGLAFYTGKSFPQRYQGGAFIGMHGSWNRSTLVGYKVTFVPFQNGKPSGPIEDFLTGFLANPKSAEVYGRPVGVAVWTDGSLLVADDGANKVWRISVKK